In Labeo rohita strain BAU-BD-2019 chromosome 16, IGBB_LRoh.1.0, whole genome shotgun sequence, one DNA window encodes the following:
- the LOC127178955 gene encoding zinc finger protein 436 produces MKANLLKKKLSRKKKTKKEPLPTNGDDVSIDTGETKTSIGTQDCATNTCPEVTQIKAEEGELEALGVLTVSSEQHQQQKQQKVNLQPHPPAFRAFVPKTEPDCVPLNPPSFQVKTEPGFFEVLQRESTLIVKEENESWKEVKLETLDENSVGDTGLEKNTASSSLIFPCPHCSVTFTDFTYLDKHFKWCHRSEYLAWVKNHKVFNCSKISSGMLSCSSCHYRFFSQRQLETHVRKAHLPTPKPIRKRYTCPQCDRSFNYIGNLQNHCRRCHGLSTVCKDGQISCAECNKSFAGIWGLGPHRCHEDERKPEVGVDEPICMDRGYLCRDCGKNCSTLQCLTIHKRTHTGEKPCVCDDCGRRFYDKGSLRKHKVIHTGIRPYKCPECGKEFARMAHLRCHLRTHTGERPYPCSQCGMRFSHLSTFRIHQQVHSKEKTFSCPDCGKMFSALRYVKVHQRAHNSERMLQCRECTKTFTREDVLKKHLRIHTGERPYQCNVCTKRFVRISHLKNHMRTHTGEKPYRCEQCGSSYAQSGDLTKHMRRHTGEKPFACSDCDRRFNNSGDLSKHRRSHTGHRPYKCMECGKSFLMPQHLKLHKLTHTGERPYSCPKCLRTFTRPHHLSQHMEKHT; encoded by the exons ATGAAAGCTAACttgttaaagaaaaagttatccagaaaaaagaaaaccaaaaaagaGCCATTGCCAACAAACGGCGACGATGTTAGTATTGACACAGGTGAAACCAAAACATCTATTGGCACTCAGGACTGTGCTACGAACACCTGTCCTGAGGTCACACAGATCAAAGCAGAAGAAGGAGAGCTGGAAGCCTTGGGAGTCTTGACGGTGTCATCTGAACAACACCAACAACAGAAGCAGCAGAAAGTCAATCTGCAGCCTCATCCTCCTGCTTTTAGGGCATTCGTTCCAAAGACAGAGCCAGACTGTGTCCCTTTAAACCCACCTAGTTTTCAGGTCAAAACTGAGCCTGGCTTTTTTGAAGTGCTGCAGAGAGAGTCTACTTTGATTGTGAAGGAAGAGAATGAGAGCTGGAAGGAAGTGAAGCTTGAGACACTAGATGAAAACTCTGTGGGTGATACTGGCCTGGAGAAAAACACAg CTTCCTCGTCCCTGATTTTTCCTTGTCCCCATTGCTCTGTGACTTTTACTGACTTTACATACTTGGACAAACACTTCAAATGGTGCCATCGAAGTGAATACCTGGCATGGGTGAAGAACCATAAAGTCTTCAACTGCTCTAAAATATCCTCCGGGATGCTCAGCTGCTCGTCGTGCCACTACCGGTTCTTCTCTCAAAGGCAACTGGAGACCCACGTGCGCAAGGCCCACCTCCCTACGCCTAAACCTATTCGAAAACGCTACACCTGCCCACAGTGTGATCGCAGCTTTAATTACATCGGCAACCTGCAAAACCACTGCCGCAGATGCCATGGCTTATCCACGGTGTGTAAGGATGGACAAATTAGCTGTGCCGAATGCAATAAAAGCTTTGCTGGAATCTGGGGTCTCGGACCCCATCGCTGTCACGAGGACGAGAGAAAACCTGAGGTGGGTGTCGACGAACCGATTTGTATGGATCGTGGCTATTTGTGCCGGGACTGTGGAAAGAACTGCTCTACGCTTCAATGTCTGACGATACACAAACGCACTCATACTGGCGAGAAGCCATGCGTCTGTGACGACTGCGGCCGTAGGTTTTATGATAAAGGGAGTCTGCGGAAACACAAAGTCATACACACAGGAATCCGGCCATACAAGTGTCCCGAATGTGGTAAAGAGTTTGCAAGGATGGCCCACCTCAGATGCCATCTGCGAACCCACACGGGCGAAAGGCCGTACCCTTGCTCTCAATGTGGGATGAGGTTCAGCCACCTATCAACGTTTCGAATCCACCAACAAGTTCATTCTaaggaaaaaacattttcatgccCTGACTGCGGCAAGATGTTCTCCGCTCTGCGGTACGTGAAGGTCCACCAAAGAGCGCACAATTCTGAGCGAATGCTGCAGTGTAGAGAATGTACGAAGACGTTTACACGTGAAGATGTGCTTAAGAAACACCTACGCATTCACACGGGCGAACGCCCGTATCAGTGCAACGTCTGCACCAAACGTTTCGTCCGAATCTCGCACCTGAAAAACCACATGCGAACGCATACTGGCGAGAAACCGTATCGCTGCGAGCAGTGCGGCTCCAGCTACGCCCAATCCGGCGATTTGACCAAACACATGAGGAGACACACTGGCGAAAAACCCTTTGCTTGTTCTGATTGCGACCGCCGCTTCAACAACTCGGGCGACCTGAGCAAGCACAGGCGCAGTCACACGGGCCACAGACCCTACAAGTGTATggagtgtgggaagagttttcTCATGCCCCAGCATCTGAAGTTACACAAACTGACACACACCGGCGAGAGGCCGTACAGCTGCCCGAAGTGTCTTCGGACCTTCACTCGGCCGCACCATCTTTCTCAACACATGGAAAAGCACACATAA